The genomic interval GCCGGCGGTGAGCCGGCCGAGCTGGTAGAACAGGTCGTCGCGTCCGCTCATGTGTGGTGGTTCGCCACGAGTGACATAAAGCCACGGCACGCACGTTAAACTGTACTTTATCTTGTGCAAGTGTGTTGGAAAACCTTATGTCGGTTCCGGCGCACTACATCGAGTACGCCCGACGCGCCGAATCCGTCGGGAGCGACCGAACAGCCGCCCTTCTCCGGGAGCGACAGCTCCGGCCAGCGGCGGCACTCACCACACATGAGCCAGCAACACCAGACCGCGACCGTATCGCTCCGCGCGGTGCTCGACCGCGCCCGCGACGGCCACGAGGACGCCATCGACGACGCCACCGCGAGCGACCTCGTCGCCGCCGCCGAACGCAACAGCTACGCCGACGCCAGCGCGCGCGAACAGTACGACGCCCTCACCGACACGCTCACCGCGCGCATCGACCGCGACCCCGCCTACGACGCCGTCGCCGCGCGCGTCCAGCGCGAACGCGACCGCCGCGAACGCCTCGACGACCCCACCAGCGACGCCGCGTACCGCGAGTCCCTCGTCGACGGTATCGAGCGCGGCGTCGCCGCGGACATCCTGGACGAGCGCATGCTCACCTACGACCTCGACGCGCTCGCCGACTCCCTGGAACTCGACCGCGACGACCGCCTCGACTACACCGCGATGGACACCCTCTACCAGCGGTACTTCCTCCGAGACGACGACTCTCCAATCGAACTCCCGCAGACGTTCTGGATGCGGGTCGCGATGGGCGTCGCGCTCCGCGAGGACGAGGGCGACCGGCAGGCGTACGCCGAGGAGTTCTACGACATGCTCTCCACCCTGCGGTTCGTCCACTCCACGCCCACGCTCTTCCACGCCGGCACCACGCACGCCCAGCTCTCCTCGTGCTACCTCACCACCATCCCCGACGACCTGGACGGGATCTTCGAAGGCTACCACGAGCACGCGAAGCTCTCGAAGTGGTCGGGCGGCCTCGGGAACGACTGGACGCCCGTCCGCGCCACCGGCGCGGAAATTTCCTCCACTGGCGTCGAGTCCACTGGCGTCGTCCCCTTCCTCAAGATTTCGAACGACGTGACGGGGGCCATCAACCGCTCCGGGAAACGCCGGGGCGCGGCCGCCGCCTACCTCGCGTGCTGGCACCTCGACTTCCCGGACTTCCTCGACCTCCGGCGGAACACCGGGGACGAGCGCCGCCGCACCCACGACCTCAACACCGCCGCGTGGGTGCCCGACCTCTTCATGGAACGCGTCCAGAACGACGGCGAGTGGACGCTGTTCTCCCCCGACGAGGTTCCCGACCTCCACGAGACCTACGGCCAGGAGTTCGTCGAGAAGTACGAGGAGTACGAGCGCCTGGCGGACGCCGGGGAAATCGAGAACTACGAGCGGCGGGACGCGAGCGACCTCTGGCGGACGATGCTCACCCGGCTGTTCGAGACCGGCCACCCCTGGATTACGTTCAAAGACCCCTGCAACGTCCGGTCGCCGCAGGACCACGCGGGCGTCGTGCGCTCCTCGAACCTCTGCACGGAAATCACGCTCAACACCTCCGAGGAGGAGACCGCGGTCTGCAACCTCGGGTCGGTGAACCTCTCCCGGCACGTCACCGAGTCCGGCCTGGAGCGCGAGAAACTCCGGGAGACCATCGGGACGGCGATGCGGATGCTTGACAACGTCGTCGATTTGAACTTCTATCCGAGCGAGAAGTCGGAGCGCTCGAACATGCGCCACCGGCCCGTCGGCTTGGGCGTGATGGGGTTCCACGACGCCCTGCTCACCCAGCGCGTCCCGATGAACTCCGCGGACGCGCTCGACTTCGCGGACCGCGCACAGGAGTTCGTCGCCTACCACGCCATCGAGTCCTCGACGGAGCTGGCGGCCGAGCGCGGCGCGTACGAGTCCTTCGAGGGGTCGAAGTGGAGCCGGGACATCCTCCCGCAGGACACGGTCGAACTCCTCGAAGAAGAGCGCGGCCGCGAGACACCCATCGAGGTCGAAGAACGCCTCGACTGGAGTCGGGTGCGGGAGAAGGTTAGCGAGTACGGGATGCGGAACTCGAACACGATGGCGGTCGCGCCCACCGCGACGATTTCGACCATCGCGGGCACGACGCCCTCCATCGAACCCGTCTACTCGAACCTCTACGTGAAGTCGAACATGAGCGGGGACTTCACGCGCGTCAACACCCACCTCGTCGAAGACCTGAAAGAACGGGGGCTGTGGACGGACGAACTCCGCGACAAGCTCACCTACCACGACGGCTCGGTGCAGGAGATAGACGAGGTGCCGGACAGCCTGCAAGAGCTCTACCGGACGGCGTTCGAAATCGACCCGCGTCACCAGCTCCGGCTGTCGGCGGAGCGCGCGACCTGGATAGACCAGAGTCAGTCCCACAACGTCTTCTTCCCCTCGACGGACGGGAGTAAGCTGGACGACGTGTACACGACCGCGTGGGAGCTGGGGTTGAAGACGACGTACTACCTCCGCACGCTCGGCGCGAGCCAGATAGAGAAGTCCACGCTCGACATGACGGAGTACGACGACACCCAGTTCCGGGGCGACGACAGCGACGACGATGACGAGGGGAACAGCCTGCCGAGCGTCGAGGATCCGACCTGCGAGGCCTGTCAGTAATGCCCGTCATCAACACCGACAGCCAGCACGACCCGAACAAGATACTGCCCATCGACTACGACTGGGCGCGCGAGTACTACCAGCAGGGCGTCGCGAACAACTGGACGCCGGAGGAGGTGCCGATGCAGGACGACGTGTCCCAGTGGCGCGGCGACGCACTCAGCGACGCGGAACGCCAGCTCGTGGAGTGGAACCTCGGCTTTTTCTCCACGGCGGAGTCGCTCACGGCGAACAACCTCGTGCTCGCGGTGTACGAGCACGTCACCGCGCCGGAGTGCCGGCAGTACCTCCTCCGGCAGGCGTACGAGGAGGCCATCCACACGGACACCTTCATCTACTGCTGTGACAGCCTCGGGTTCGACCCGGACTACATGTACGGGATGTACGACCGCATCCCCGCCATCGAGGCGAAAGACGAGTTCGTCGTCGACCTGACGCGCGCGCTCGACCGAGACGACTTCACCATCGACAGCACGGACGACCTCCGGGAGTTCGTGCGCGACCTCGTGGGGTTCTACGTCGTGATGGAGGGCGTGTTCTTCTACGCGGGCTTCGCGATGATGCTCGCGCTGAAGCGCCAGGGGAAGATGGTGGGTATCGGCGAGCAGTTCGAGTACATCATGCGCGACGAGTCCCTCCACCTGAACTTCGGCGTCGACCTCATCAATCAGATTCGGGACGAGAAC from Salarchaeum japonicum carries:
- a CDS encoding ribonucleotide-diphosphate reductase subunit beta; amino-acid sequence: MPVINTDSQHDPNKILPIDYDWAREYYQQGVANNWTPEEVPMQDDVSQWRGDALSDAERQLVEWNLGFFSTAESLTANNLVLAVYEHVTAPECRQYLLRQAYEEAIHTDTFIYCCDSLGFDPDYMYGMYDRIPAIEAKDEFVVDLTRALDRDDFTIDSTDDLREFVRDLVGFYVVMEGVFFYAGFAMMLALKRQGKMVGIGEQFEYIMRDESLHLNFGVDLINQIRDENPGVWTDAFEDEVEGLIREAVDLEARYAREACPDDVLGMSSEQFVEYVEYIADRRLRQLRMEPVFGTENPFPWMAEQADLNKEKNFFESTVTEYQSGGQLDWD
- a CDS encoding ribonucleoside-diphosphate reductase subunit alpha — translated: MSQQHQTATVSLRAVLDRARDGHEDAIDDATASDLVAAAERNSYADASAREQYDALTDTLTARIDRDPAYDAVAARVQRERDRRERLDDPTSDAAYRESLVDGIERGVAADILDERMLTYDLDALADSLELDRDDRLDYTAMDTLYQRYFLRDDDSPIELPQTFWMRVAMGVALREDEGDRQAYAEEFYDMLSTLRFVHSTPTLFHAGTTHAQLSSCYLTTIPDDLDGIFEGYHEHAKLSKWSGGLGNDWTPVRATGAEISSTGVESTGVVPFLKISNDVTGAINRSGKRRGAAAAYLACWHLDFPDFLDLRRNTGDERRRTHDLNTAAWVPDLFMERVQNDGEWTLFSPDEVPDLHETYGQEFVEKYEEYERLADAGEIENYERRDASDLWRTMLTRLFETGHPWITFKDPCNVRSPQDHAGVVRSSNLCTEITLNTSEEETAVCNLGSVNLSRHVTESGLEREKLRETIGTAMRMLDNVVDLNFYPSEKSERSNMRHRPVGLGVMGFHDALLTQRVPMNSADALDFADRAQEFVAYHAIESSTELAAERGAYESFEGSKWSRDILPQDTVELLEEERGRETPIEVEERLDWSRVREKVSEYGMRNSNTMAVAPTATISTIAGTTPSIEPVYSNLYVKSNMSGDFTRVNTHLVEDLKERGLWTDELRDKLTYHDGSVQEIDEVPDSLQELYRTAFEIDPRHQLRLSAERATWIDQSQSHNVFFPSTDGSKLDDVYTTAWELGLKTTYYLRTLGASQIEKSTLDMTEYDDTQFRGDDSDDDDEGNSLPSVEDPTCEACQ